A part of Streptomyces sp. NBC_01451 genomic DNA contains:
- a CDS encoding Lrp/AsnC family transcriptional regulator, with translation MIDEVDRKILHTLQCAPRLPFRRIGEVTGVSEQTAARRYHALRRSGVMRVVGLVNPAVHGNAHWVARIRSRPDRVGPLADSLAKRPDIAYANLASGGSEIICTVRSPVEAPRDDILLRQLPRSASVLDVSIDLMLHAFGDTGTSEWTGYGTGLTPDQVRQLTADRAPAPAAPPRPPTDEDAPLLDALAEDGRTTQTRLAELTGWSNARVARRLEALETSGTLFYDVELLPERLGHTLNATLWLRVAPARLQQAGEQLARHAEVAFAGAISGHHNLMASVICRDAEDFYRYLTTRVAAIDGIDAYEVSIRVRRLKQAASLIFQGRLVHPTPA, from the coding sequence ATGATTGACGAGGTGGACAGAAAAATCCTCCACACTCTCCAGTGCGCTCCCCGTCTTCCGTTCCGGCGCATCGGAGAGGTGACGGGCGTGTCGGAGCAGACGGCCGCCCGCCGCTACCACGCCCTGCGCCGCAGCGGGGTGATGCGAGTGGTGGGCCTGGTCAACCCGGCGGTGCACGGGAATGCCCATTGGGTGGCCCGCATCCGCTCCCGCCCCGACCGGGTCGGCCCCCTGGCGGACTCCCTGGCCAAGCGGCCGGACATCGCCTACGCCAACCTCGCATCCGGCGGCTCGGAGATCATCTGCACGGTCCGCTCCCCCGTCGAGGCACCCCGCGACGACATCCTCCTGCGCCAACTGCCCCGCTCCGCCTCCGTCCTCGACGTCAGCATCGACCTCATGCTGCACGCCTTCGGCGATACCGGCACCAGCGAATGGACCGGCTACGGCACCGGCCTCACCCCCGACCAGGTACGGCAGCTCACCGCCGACCGGGCCCCTGCCCCCGCCGCACCACCACGGCCGCCCACCGACGAGGACGCCCCGCTGCTCGACGCCCTCGCCGAGGACGGCCGCACCACCCAGACCCGCCTCGCCGAACTCACCGGCTGGTCGAACGCCCGCGTCGCCCGCCGCCTGGAGGCACTGGAAACTTCGGGCACCCTCTTCTACGACGTAGAACTGCTCCCAGAGCGCCTGGGACACACCCTCAACGCCACCCTCTGGCTGCGCGTCGCCCCCGCCCGGCTCCAGCAGGCCGGGGAGCAACTCGCCCGGCACGCCGAGGTCGCCTTCGCCGGAGCCATCAGCGGTCACCACAACCTGATGGCCAGTGTCATCTGCCGCGACGCCGAGGACTTCTACCGCTACCTCACGACTCGCGTCGCCGCCATCGACGGTATCGACGCCTACGAGGTCAGCATCCGGGTCCGCCGCCTCAAACAGGCCGCCTCGCTGATCTTCCAGGGCCGTCTCGTCCACCCGACGCCCGCATAG
- a CDS encoding MFS transporter yields MNVTTAASGQTDRRAATIVMACLGVFVAYLPITTVAVSLPAIQRALHTSTAQLSWVQDAFVLPMAAFILTAGLFGDVHGRKKVFQAGLFFCAAGATVALCAHNVQTLWAGQALAGLGSAALLPTTLALISHAVPDFRERGKFIGMWAMALLAALAVGPVVAGVILDHYSWRWIYLLSIPLPLVAMAVAAPLLTDSRAPHGRKLDWPGQITAAVAVTALVYGVIEGGAESFTTPKVIAALTLGVAALVAFVVAEKRSTSPMLDLAVFRSAAFTATALIALITFLGLIGFFFVLSLYFGMVQQLGTLEAGARLLLVPAAAIVSGAPAGRMMHRVSARVMITAGLLLVAGSLLALTNIDADTSYGSIAWRLIVLGLGLGLVTTPMTATAVAAVPHHLAGMASAANNAFRQVGGALGPAVLGALLSTRAVHSLPGHLADAGVTGTQAHTVVATAKTGGLGAVAGMNLGSTAGQVYGALGDSLLDGLRLCFVVAAVLVLIAAVCAVTLLRRPRQTRVGAAEAVDTARRHDRSPEPSAEKAGAGSPLG; encoded by the coding sequence GTGAACGTCACCACAGCGGCGAGCGGGCAGACGGACAGGCGGGCGGCCACCATCGTCATGGCCTGCCTCGGCGTGTTCGTCGCCTACCTGCCGATCACCACGGTCGCCGTCAGCCTGCCCGCCATCCAGCGGGCACTGCACACCTCGACCGCGCAACTGTCCTGGGTCCAGGACGCGTTCGTCCTGCCCATGGCCGCCTTCATCCTCACCGCCGGTCTCTTCGGCGACGTCCACGGCCGCAAGAAGGTGTTCCAGGCAGGCCTGTTCTTCTGCGCGGCCGGTGCGACGGTCGCCCTGTGCGCCCACAACGTCCAGACGCTGTGGGCGGGGCAGGCACTGGCCGGTCTGGGCTCGGCCGCACTGCTGCCCACGACACTGGCGCTGATCAGCCACGCGGTGCCCGACTTCCGTGAGCGCGGCAAGTTCATCGGCATGTGGGCCATGGCCCTGCTCGCCGCCCTCGCAGTCGGCCCGGTCGTCGCAGGCGTCATCCTCGACCACTACTCGTGGCGCTGGATCTACCTGCTGTCCATCCCGCTCCCGCTGGTCGCGATGGCCGTCGCCGCCCCGCTGCTGACCGACTCCCGTGCCCCGCACGGACGCAAGCTCGACTGGCCCGGCCAGATCACCGCGGCCGTCGCCGTCACCGCCCTGGTCTACGGCGTGATCGAGGGCGGCGCCGAGTCCTTCACCACACCGAAGGTGATCGCCGCCCTCACCCTGGGTGTGGCCGCGCTGGTCGCGTTCGTCGTGGCGGAGAAGCGCAGCACCAGCCCCATGCTGGATCTGGCGGTCTTCCGCAGCGCGGCCTTCACCGCCACCGCCCTCATCGCCCTGATCACCTTCCTCGGACTGATCGGCTTCTTCTTCGTCCTCAGCCTGTACTTCGGCATGGTGCAGCAACTCGGCACCCTGGAGGCCGGCGCCCGCCTGTTGCTCGTCCCGGCCGCCGCGATCGTGTCCGGGGCACCGGCCGGACGAATGATGCACCGCGTCTCCGCCCGCGTCATGATCACCGCCGGGCTGTTGCTGGTCGCCGGTTCCCTCCTGGCCCTGACGAACATCGACGCCGACACCTCCTACGGATCGATCGCCTGGCGGCTGATCGTGCTCGGCCTGGGCCTCGGCCTTGTCACCACCCCGATGACGGCCACGGCGGTCGCCGCCGTACCGCATCACCTGGCGGGCATGGCCTCGGCCGCCAACAACGCCTTCCGCCAGGTCGGCGGCGCACTCGGCCCGGCCGTCCTCGGCGCCCTGCTCTCCACCCGAGCCGTCCACTCCCTGCCCGGGCACCTCGCCGACGCCGGGGTGACCGGCACCCAGGCCCATACTGTGGTGGCCACCGCGAAGACGGGTGGTCTGGGCGCGGTCGCCGGGATGAACCTGGGATCGACGGCCGGTCAGGTCTACGGCGCCCTGGGTGACTCCCTCCTGGACGGCCTCCGGCTCTGCTTCGTCGTGGCGGCGGTACTGGTGCTGATAGCG
- a CDS encoding alpha/beta hydrolase, translating into MTDPSYPIDPELAPRLEFVALFDFADHEAARAGMIRGLAFQPPYEPPVPLTVQDELVPGPPDAPPVAVRVHRPAGQDEVPGLLYLHGGGFVLGSIATSDADARRMAAETGAAVVLVDYRLAPEHPYPAALDDCLAALEWVAKNAAGLGIDANRIGVFGESAGGALAAALTLLTRDRGGPDLCFQCLLTPVLDDRLLTESMRAYTDTPGWSRPDAELSWDHFLGEGVRGGDDVPSYAAPARAGNLSGLPPAFVGAAQFDPLRDEAIAYAQRLAQAAVLTELRLYPGTFHGANQGSRAAVAVRMNTDVIAALRRGLHHPR; encoded by the coding sequence ATGACCGACCCGTCCTACCCCATCGACCCCGAACTCGCGCCCCGACTGGAGTTCGTCGCGCTGTTCGACTTCGCCGACCACGAGGCCGCACGCGCCGGCATGATCCGGGGACTGGCCTTCCAGCCGCCGTACGAGCCCCCCGTGCCGCTGACCGTCCAGGACGAGCTGGTACCCGGACCTCCGGACGCGCCGCCCGTCGCGGTGCGTGTCCACCGTCCCGCGGGCCAGGACGAGGTCCCGGGACTGCTGTACCTCCACGGCGGCGGATTCGTCCTCGGCTCCATCGCCACCTCGGACGCCGACGCCCGCCGTATGGCAGCGGAGACCGGAGCGGCCGTCGTGCTGGTGGACTACCGTCTCGCGCCCGAACACCCCTACCCCGCCGCGCTCGACGACTGCCTCGCCGCCCTGGAGTGGGTCGCCAAGAACGCGGCGGGTCTGGGCATCGACGCGAACCGGATCGGGGTCTTCGGAGAGAGCGCGGGCGGCGCCCTGGCCGCCGCGCTGACCCTCCTCACCCGGGACCGGGGCGGCCCTGACCTCTGTTTCCAGTGCCTGCTCACCCCCGTGCTCGACGATCGCCTGCTCACCGAGTCGATGCGCGCCTACACCGACACCCCGGGCTGGAGCCGGCCCGACGCCGAACTCAGCTGGGACCACTTTCTCGGAGAAGGCGTACGGGGAGGGGACGACGTGCCTTCCTACGCGGCGCCCGCGCGCGCCGGGAACCTGTCCGGACTGCCGCCCGCGTTCGTCGGCGCCGCCCAGTTCGACCCGCTGCGCGACGAGGCCATCGCCTACGCCCAGCGGCTCGCGCAGGCCGCCGTACTCACCGAACTGCGTTTGTACCCGGGTACGTTCCACGGCGCCAACCAGGGCAGCCGGGCCGCCGTGGCCGTCCGGATGAACACGGACGTGATCGCGGCCCTCCGCCGGGGCCTGCACCACCCGCGCTGA